The Carassius gibelio isolate Cgi1373 ecotype wild population from Czech Republic chromosome B22, carGib1.2-hapl.c, whole genome shotgun sequence genome window below encodes:
- the LOC127988092 gene encoding interferon-induced protein 44-like encodes MKASFKEMRQKRQVRDGTVESLTSDLTEEKSKRLCALLGNVELSLLYKASVHGYQAPAFHQRCDRQGPTLLVAYNRSGYIFGGYTSVDYAQSGQYITDEDIFVFSFQGKIPICIKINSGNYARVDDAGVPNFGQQLYFCYNNQPVVYNSGGNAFSVNTTTMYGNDTQLSECEVYKVEQSSQVSTEGKPWRNVLWTAERKDELMETIRNHKPVMASVSRVRILMIGPVGAGKSSFFNSINSIFMGRITSKAISGSAGTSLTTQFRTYPVNDGREGKPLPFVLCDTMGLEEQTGAGLDIEDISSILQGHVPDRYKFNPTTPFQADEQKSSRPASLQEKIHCVVYVIDATKISLMSDKLQEKLASIRRKVNSRGIAQIVLMTKVDEACPLVEENLQSVYVSSYIKSKVQEVSSGLGVPVSCVLPVKNYSQELELELNCDVLLLTALQQMLNFADDYLDDAGQMEDNIYI; translated from the exons ATGAAAGCAAGCTTTAAAGAAAt GCGGCAAAAAAGGCAAGTGAGGGATGGTACTGTGGAGTCCCTCACTTCTGATTTAACAGAAGAGAAAAGTAAGCGGCTCTGTGCTTTGCTGGGGAACGTGGAACTGTCTCTTCTCTACAAAGCTTCAGTTCATGGATATCAAGCTCCTGCCTTCCACCAGAGATGTGACCGTCAGGGTCCCACTTTACTCGTAGCCTACAACCGTTCAGGCTACATCTTTGGTGGATACACTAGTGTGGATTATGCTCAGAGTGGGCAGTATATTACTGATGAGGACATATTCGTGTTCAGTTTTCAGGGCAAGATCCCCATTTGCATCAAAATTAACAGTGGAAATTATGCACGTGTTGATGATGCTGGAGTGCCCAACTTTGGTCAACAGCTGTACTTTTGCTACAACAACCAACCAGTTGTGTATAACTCGGGAGGCAATGCATTCAGTGTTAATACCACAACAATGTATGGGAACGACACTCAATTGAGTGAATGTGAGGTGTACAAAGTGGAGCAAA GCTCTCAAGTCAGTACTGAGGGGAAACCTTGGAGGAATGTTCTGTGGACAGCGGA GCGAAAAGATGAGCTCATGGAAACGATCAGGAACCATAAACCTGTGATGGCATCGGTGAGTCGAGTCCGAATCCTAATGATCGGTCCTGTAGGAGCTGGAAAATCCAGTTTCTTCAACTCCATCAACTCCATCTTCATGGGCCGCATTACCAGCAAAGCCATATCAGGATCTGCAGGCACTAGCCTCACCACACAG TTTCGCACATATCCAGTGAATGACGGCCGTGAGGGAAAACCATTGCCATTTGTGTTGTGTGACACCATGGGACTCGAGGAGCAAACAGGTGCAGGACTGGATATTGAGGACATCAGCAGCATTCTTCAAGGACACGTACCTGACCGCTATAAA TTCAACCCCACAACACCGTTTCAAGCTGATGAGCAGAAGTCTTCCAGACCTGCATCTCTTCAGGAGAAGATCCACTGTGTGGTGTATGTGATAGATGCCACCAAAATCTCCCTCATGTCTGACAAACTACAGGAAAAACTGGCTTCCATACGCAGAAAAGTGAACTCACGGG GCATCGCTCAGATCGTCTTGATGACAAAAGTAGATGAAGCATGTCCTCTAGTGGAGGAAAATCTTCAAAGTGTTTATGTCAGTTCCTACATCAAGTCGAAG GTGCAGGAGGTGAGCTCTGGGTTGGGTGTGCCGGTGTCTTGTGTGTTACCGGTGAAGAACTACAGTcaggagctggagctggagctcaACTGTGACGTCCTGCTGCTCACCGCTCTACAGCAGATGCTCAACTTCGCAGACGACTATCTGGATGATGCTGGTCAAATGgaggacaatatatatatatag
- the LOC127987345 gene encoding rab GTPase-activating protein 1-like isoform X2 gives MMQEVSITVAYDAHVINQINEEDFLASLVADSKPRPVVPTKKLKKFEKEYQCLRESQLQQEDPIDRYQRENRRLQEASMRLEQENDDLAHELVTSKIALRNDLDQVEDKADVLNKELLNTKQRLVETEEEKRRQEEETAQLKEVFRRELEKAELEIKKTTAIIAEYKQICSQLSTRLEKQQASTKEELDIVKAKVMACERCREVFSKDGPLQIPAVSQDNRDTDLDEEKDSLKAQLRELELELAQTKLQLVEAKCKIQELEHQRGVLMTEVQAAKNSWFSKTLGSLKNSASNQSPSSPKEGQ, from the exons ATGATGCAGGAAGTGTCGATAACGGTGGCTTACGACGCTCATGTCATCAATCAGATCAACGAGGAGGATTTCTTGGCCAGTCTGGTGGCCGATTCCAAACCTAGACCGGTG GTGCCAACAAAGAAGCTGAAGAAGTTTGAGAAGGAGTATCAGTGTCTGAGAGAGAGTCAGCTGCAGCAGGAAGACCCTATAGACAGATACCAG AGAGAGAACCGGCGGTTGCAGGAGGCCAGCATGCGTCTGGAGCAGGAGAACGATGATCTCGCCCATGAACTGGTGACCAGTAAGATAGCACTGAGGAACGACCTGGACCAG GTTGAGGACAAAGCTGATGTTTTAAACAAGGAACTGCTCAACACTAAACAACGCCTGGTGGAGACCGAGGAGGAGAAAAGAAGACAAGAGGAGGAGACGGCACAG ctgaaggaagtgttcagaaGAGAGCTGGAGAAAGCCGAATTAGAGATCAAGAAGACCACAGCCATCATAGCAGAGTACAAACAG ATATGTTCCCAGTTAAGTACGAGACTGGAGAAACAACAGGCATCCACGAAAGAGGAACTGGATATTGTTAAA GCTAAAGTGATGGCATGTGAGCGCTGTAGGGAAGTGTTCAGCAAAGACGGACCCCTGCAGATCCCGGCAGTGAGTCAGGACAACCGGGACACAGACCTGGACGAGGAGAAGGACTCGCTGAAGGCTCAGCTCCGAGAGCTAGAACTGGAGCTGGCGCAAACCAAACTCCAGCTGGTGGAGGCCAAGTGCAAGATCCAG GAGCTGGAGCATCAGAGGGGTGTTTTGATGACTGAGGTCCAAGCTGCCAAAAACTCCTGGTTCAGTAAAACACTGGGCTCCCTCAAGAATTCAGCCAGTAACCAGTCACCCTCCTCACCCAAAGAGGGCCAGTAG